Proteins found in one Triticum aestivum cultivar Chinese Spring chromosome 4D, IWGSC CS RefSeq v2.1, whole genome shotgun sequence genomic segment:
- the LOC123096780 gene encoding translation initiation factor IF-2: MVVVDPSTASRGTAGSLAPVDTVARSPTTAASGEGGGLGSGWLLPPGAKGRAAGCAFLRPRTPAPSPSILLPWRRPSLPSFLLPQRAEVTPTHSYLTFPDPLASATGGKGRAAGRVPGALQPPTPRLPSFPSSLLPQTRCSPSLLSYLCNRQRGAARTLHPLPASRAATHEPPRGTPTLHGPGPAGIPHPRTAMAMDQIHSCVTPTSGRCSSTTKTSSISPPQAQLTSRSWIREWHQGPPTILSQASLKLSNGRASYVVSCYGAGVNVPPEADLSSTRRSSPTT; the protein is encoded by the exons ATGGTGGTGGTGGATCCATCGACGGCCAGTCGCGGCaccgcgggctccctcgctccggtTGACACCGTCGCCCGCTCGCCCACGACGGCTGCCTCCGGGGAAGGAGGTGGGTTGGGTTCGGGCTGG CTTCTACCGCCGGGGGCCAAGGGTCGCGCCGCCGGCTGTGCCTTCCTCCGGCCTCGCACCCCAGCACCGTCCCCATCCATTCTACTCCCCTGGCGCCGCCCCTcactcccctctttccttcttccccagCGCGCGGAGGTCACCCCAACCCACTCCTACCTCACCTTCCCCGACCCCCTAGCTTCTGCCACCGGGGGCAAGGGCCGCGCTGCCGGCCGCGTGCCCGGTGCCCTCCAACCTCCTACCCCGCGCCTCCCCTCCTTCCCATCTTCCCTACTTCCCCAGACACGCTGCTCCCCTTCCCTCCTCTCCTACCTTTGCAATCGGCAACGAGGAGCCGCCCGCACGCTGCACCCCCTCCCGGCTAGTCGCGCCGCTACCCACGAGCCTCCCCGCGGCACGCCGACACTCCACGGCCCCGGGCCTGCAGGAATCCCCCACCCCCGCACCGCCATGGCGATGGATCAGATCCACTCTTGCGTGACCCCCACCTCGGGTCGGTGCTCCTCTACAACGAAAACAAGCAGCATCAGCCCTCCCCAAGCTCAGTTGACCTCCCGTTCATGGATTCGTGAATG GCACCAGGGGCCACCTACTATCCTCTCCCAAGCTTCTCTAAAACTAAGCAACGGAAGAGCCTCCTA TGTAGTTTCTTGCTACGGGGCTGGCGTCAACGTGCCTCCAGAAGCAGATCTCTCCTCAACACGTCGCAGTTCCCCAACAACGTGA